GGTCTTCCACCCAAAAATCTTGATTAAAACGAACCTTAAGATTTCTCGCCTCTTCTTGCCAACGATCTGCCAAATCAAGGCGCTTCTTCATTCTAGCTATTTCTGATAAGCGTATTTTTGCAGCATAGACGTAAGCTTGTACCTCACAAAGAGCAATTGGCCCGTTGGCTAATTCTCCCTTGCGGTCTACAATACAGTCGCCAGAGTCTTTCCAACCTTGGTTAGCAAGACCGCGTTTCGATGTACGGAAGTAGCTGAGGTAACTGGTTTGTTTGATATTGCGATCGATCCAATCCATTGCCGCTAGAGCATTGGGCCAAAGTTGCTCTAGGAGTTCTCCATCGTGAGTCCAAGCATAATGTTCGGCATAGAGCATCAGCCACAAAGGAGTGGCATCAACAGTACCGTAGTAAGGTGTATGGGGAATTTCTTGACAACGAGCCATTTCTCCCAAACGTAACTCGTGCAAAATCTTACCCGGTTCTTCTTCGCGCCATTCGTCATCGATTTTACCTTGGTATGTCGCCAGTAATATCAGAGTTTCTTTGGCGATTTGCGAGTTTAACATCAGGGTTTGGGAAGCTGTAATCAACGAATCTCGCCCAAATAATGTCGAAAACCAAGGCACTCCGGCGGAAACAGTCTTATGCTTACCAAAAGATTGGCGCAACAAATACATATCTTGTTCAGCCTGCTCAATCACTCGATTGAAGCTACTCTTATCTGAGCTAATGCGGGTAATTTGTTGTACCCAGTTTTGCTCCTCCATCAATTCAGCAGCTTTTGCCTGTCCTAATGTCGTGGCGGCGCTCACAGTAGAACTAGACTGGTTGTTTCTCAACATATTCACTCGGTAGCCCAACTTTTGAGTTTCGTGAGAAGCCAACTCAAGCTGCCAAACCGCAGTGTAACCCTTGAAAGAGTCTGGTTGCCGATGCTGGAATAGAATCCGGGATTCCATCACTGAGCCATCCAGACCTTGATAGGCGAGGGTTAAGGATTCTTCTCTAGAGGCAGATGGCTCTTTAGGTACTGGTGCAACGCCATCGACGTGAGAAAATGTTCCTTCCTCAGTCGTCGGTTCTACTAGACGTAAAAGCCGACCTCGTTTTTCTCTGTCATAGCCCCGGACTTCAAATAAATCTACAAAATCCGCATCAAAGCTGATACTTAGTTCAAAATTGACAGTGGTTGTGCTGTAGTTAGATACTTCTATTTCTTCAAATAGTGCCCCATTCAGCACGATTTCTCGGCGAATTCCGATAGTCTCGGCTTTCAGGCGATCGTCGATTCTGGGGGTAGTACACAAAACTGAGAGTGAAAAACCTTTCTCAGCAGTACTACTTAGAAGTACAGGCGATCGCCCTTCAATTTGTAACTCCAAGCGATTCAGAAATCTCGTATCACAACAAAACAGTCCCATACTGGGATTGCCATCATTGAGGGAACAGCCAGAAATATTCCCGATAGTATCTGTCACGAAAAATAAATCATCATCTTTAACCGTTAGTGTCGGTTGCGATCTTTCAGCCACAACACAAGGCCACTCCGGGATCGGTAATTGTTCGGCAGGAATAAAAGTTTTTCCATCCAGAAAAATTTTTTCTGGGGTCATTAGCGTATCCGGTGTCATTAGACAAAATTCCGTGTACAGGTCTATATTTTTGTCGTCTTTTGAGTAGAAGTCTGTTGCCCAAGAGACAGAGGGAAAGAATAAATACCCTTTTGCTTTGAGACAGAGCAACTAAATTTATTTAGGTCGTATAAGTGTGAGGTCAAGACTGAAAACTGACGATTTTGAGATAATTTATTAGTCGTTGAACTTTCAAATACACAAGATATATACTATACTCAGCAAACACGTGGAACTTACAGTTTTTGTTGGGCATAGAGAACATTTATTTAGTATACGATTTTGTTTTAAATAATCTTTGATATTTGATTAGACTAAATTTATGATAATTAATTGATTAAGTTTAATCACTAATCATTGATTAAGTTATGTGAATATCGCAGTTCACGATTTTTGGCTAAGAAAATTTATTTAGCGAGCAAAAATCAACGTCGGCAAAGTAGGCGATGTCTACAACAGGCTATTTTGCCGACACATGGACTGTAAATCTATCATCCGTGGTTATTAGCGAACACAGTAGTTAAAACCATACAATAATTAATGTTTTAGTACTTATTCCTGAAAGATTTTACCTGTACAAGCAAAAGCATCAGTTGTAGAGAATGTATATTGGGCGTAATAGGTTGTCAATCAACAAATCAAGTTCCACACCCCTTAGTTGGTAACGAAGTGTTGCGACTGCTTTGGCGAAAAGCGCTTTTTAGCGTTCTTTACATATTGCAGCTGTCTATTTAACTTGAGAGTCCCTTGAAATTTGTACAATGCAGCTGTGACGTGGATCTGATCGAGGTTGAGCGTTTAACAATAATTCATGAGCATTTCGACTTCTGTGCTGAGTGATCTGCTAAAGTCCCTACCCCACTTGCGGCCCCAGCTATATTTTAAGGCTTCATTAACGGCGCTCTCCCACGCGATGGAAGATCAAGTTTTGGCTGCGACTTTAGCTAAACCCCTTGTAATTGCTAGTTTCCAGCGAGAGCGATTCTACCGCCAAGAAGCTCATCGCTACCAGCGACTTGCTTTGCGAAGTAATCAAATATACGTATTATCTGCTCCAGAAACGGATTTCATCAACAGTTCGGAACACTACGAAAAAGTGGCTTTTGAGCCAACGGATGGCTTAAGTCAGGAGTGGCATTTGGTAGTGATTGCTGACAATTATGCTACTTGTCTGGTTTGCCGAGAAAACCTTGGTTCTCTTGCCAAAAACAAGCAACTACCGGAACTAAGCCCGAATCTGGATATAGACACAGCCCGAAGATTTGAGGGAATTTGGACATCGGAAAGGGGAGTTAGCCTGAAAGCCGCCGAATTGCTGTTAGATAGGATTTTGGTTTACAGACCAGAACTGACAAGTAAAATTCAACAGGCACGTCAAAGGTTTGGCATCGGGGAGCCGCGAAACCAGTCTGGGACAGAACAGGTAAATGAGTATGCCTGTGACATCGATACAGATCCCTTTGTGCAGCGCTTAGTAACTTATTTGCAAGCTAGTCAGTACAAATTGCACAAAGCCTACCGTTCTATTGCTGCCCAAGCACGAAAAGAACGATTAGTCAACTCAATTAGTACTGCTATTCGGCGATCGCTCGATCCTCACGAAGTTCTCCAGGTGGCAGCACAAGAATTAGGGCAACACCTAGAAGCTTGTCGCTGTTTAATTTACCGCGCTCAAGCTACAGATAGCCAAGCCATAATTGAACACGAGTTTTTGAATCCCGGTGTTTTATCTGTTTGTGGGCAAACCTGGGAGTTAGAGAAAAATTCCCTATTTCGGGACATCGTAGAACAAGGCGAAGGTGTTTGTGTAAGCGATACGCTGAGTGACCCCCGCGTTACCAAATCGCCAGGACTTTCCACGATCGCCAAAAAGTTTGCCATTCGTTCTTGGCTGATGGAACCAGTTTTCTATCAAGGGCGATTATTGGGGATTGTGGAGTTACATTACTGCCGAATGCCACCGCACGAGTGCCAACCTGGGGAATTGGATTTGGTAGAAGCGATCGCTACCCAAGTAGGAGCAGCTCTCATCCAAGCGGAAGCTTACGCTAATCTAGAAGAACTTAACCAGCAGCTAGAAGCCCTAGACCGCACCCGCAGCAACCTCATAGCCATCACTGGACACGAACTGCGTACTCCCCTATCCACAATTCAAGTGTGCTTGGAAAGTCTTGCTACCGAACCAGATATGCCCTTGGAATTGCAGCAGGTGATGCTCAACACCGCTCTTTCCGACTCAGAGCGGATGCGAAAACTGGTACAAGATTTTCTTACACTTTCCAACTTGGAAAGCGGGCGGGTGGAATGGCATCCAGAATCCCTCACCTTACAAGAATGTGTCGATTTAGCACTCAGCCGAAATCGCACCCGTTCCTCAATGGAAAAGCAGCCCCAAATCAAGACTCAAATTGCCGAAAACCTACCTTTAGTCAGAGCAGATGGTGATTGGCTAGTCGAAGTGCTGGCAAAACTCATGGACAATGCTTTGAAATTTACGCCACCCCAAGGAGAAATCACGATTGAAGCTATTTACAACAGCCGTCAAATGGTCGAGGTGACTGTAGCTGATAGCGGACGCGGCATTGAACCAAATCGCTTAGAAGTAGTTTTTGACCGCTTCTATCAAGAAGAAGGAGCGCTGCGCCGCACCACTGGCGGGACTGGACTTGGTTTAGCAATTTGCCGTCAAATTGTTAATGGCTGGGGTGGGCAAATTTGGGCAGAGTCAATTGGCAAAGACCAGGGTAGTCAGTTTCACTTCACCATACCGATTGTTCGGAGTAGCCAAGAGGAAAAACGGACAAAAGTCAAGAGTAAATAGGTATTAGTCCTTTGTCATTCGTCGTTGAGAATGGGGCATTGGTTTTTAACAAATGACAAAGAACAAAGGAAAAATGACTAAAAACTGTTACAGTCTATGACGCGATCGCAATATGATCGTGGTTGCGGTGTTAGGATTCCCTAAAAACGTTGAGAGAATCATCTTTATGGCAGAAACACTCTCTGGACAAACCCCGCTATTTGCTGGCAGCACTGGTGGCTTGCTAAACAAAGCAGTAGTTGAAGAAAAGTACGCTATCACTTGGACTAGCCCGAAAGAGCAAGTATTTGAATTGCCTACAGGTGGTGCTGCTGTTATGCGGAAAGGTGAAAACCTGCTGTATATAGCTCGTAAAGAATATGGCATCTTTTTGGGCGGTCAGCAACTTCGCAAACTCAAAATCACAGACTACAAAGTTTACCGGATTTTACCCAACGGAGAAACTACCTTACTTCACCCAGCTGATGGTGTCTTCCCCGAAAAAGTAAATGAAGGTCGTGAAAAAGTGCGTTATGTCCCACGCAGCATTGGGCAAAACCCCAATCCATCACAACTCAAGTTCAGTGGTAAAGCTACCCACGACGTATAGGGACTAGGCATTGGGGACGGAGAGCAGAGGAGCAGAGGAGCAGAGGAGCAGGGGGGAAAGTTACAGCAAATATTTCCCCTCTGCGCCCTATTACCTCTGCCCCTCTGCTTCTTGTACCCCATGCCCTTCAGGAGTGCTGAGTTAGGAGTTATTATTTCTCCTCTGCTCCTCGTTCACTGAGCGTAGTCGTTGGCGTTCGCGTTAGCGTCTCTGAAAGAGAAGCCTCTCGTAGAGAAGTGCTGCTCCTCTGCCCCTCTGCTTCTTATGCCCCATCCCTAAGCAATTTATGGTATTCCCCGATTTCTCCGAATTTTCTCAACTAGCTCTACAAGGCAACTTCGTCCCCGTATATCAAGAATGGGTGGCGGACTTAGATACGCCTGTATCCGCTTGGTATAAAGTTTGTGCGGGTCAGCCTTATAGCTTTTTGTTGGAATCGATAGAAGGTGGGGAAAAGCTGGGACGCTATAGTTTAGTGGGCTGCGATCCGGTGTGGGTTTTGGAAGCAAGAGGCGATCGCACGACTCAGAAAAACCGCGATGGTTCGCAGGTGGTTTTTGCTGGCGATCCTTTTACAGCTTTAGCCGAATGTTTAGCACCTTATCACCCAGTGAAATTACCACAGCTACCACCAGGAATTGGCGGTTTGTTTGGGTTTTGGGGCTATGAATTGATTCAGTGGATTGAGCCGCGTGTGCCAATTTATCCACCAGATGAGCGTAATATACCTGATGGATTGTGGATGCAGGTAGACCACTTATTGATTTTTGACCAGGTGAAGCGGAAAATTTGGGCGATCGCTTATGCTGATTTACGCGACCCGAATGTAGATTTAAAAGCAGCATATCAACAAGCTGGCGATCGCGTCACCCAAATGCTTGAAAAGCTATCTCTACCCCTATCGCCGGAAAAAACTCGATTGGAATGGAAGCCACCTGGAAGCAGAGGAGCAGAGGCGCAGGGGAGCAGCACTTCTCTACGAGAGGCTTCTCTTTCAGAGACGCTAACGCGAACGCCAACGACTACGCTCAGTGAACGAGGCGCAGAGGAGTATAAGAGTAATTTTACCCGCCCTGATTTTTGTGCCAGCGTTGAAAAGGCAAAAGATTACATTAAAGCG
This portion of the Nostoc sp. GT001 genome encodes:
- a CDS encoding photosystem I reaction center subunit II PsaD, yielding MAETLSGQTPLFAGSTGGLLNKAVVEEKYAITWTSPKEQVFELPTGGAAVMRKGENLLYIARKEYGIFLGGQQLRKLKITDYKVYRILPNGETTLLHPADGVFPEKVNEGREKVRYVPRSIGQNPNPSQLKFSGKATHDV
- a CDS encoding amylo-alpha-1,6-glucosidase, giving the protein MTPDTLMTPEKIFLDGKTFIPAEQLPIPEWPCVVAERSQPTLTVKDDDLFFVTDTIGNISGCSLNDGNPSMGLFCCDTRFLNRLELQIEGRSPVLLSSTAEKGFSLSVLCTTPRIDDRLKAETIGIRREIVLNGALFEEIEVSNYSTTTVNFELSISFDADFVDLFEVRGYDREKRGRLLRLVEPTTEEGTFSHVDGVAPVPKEPSASREESLTLAYQGLDGSVMESRILFQHRQPDSFKGYTAVWQLELASHETQKLGYRVNMLRNNQSSSTVSAATTLGQAKAAELMEEQNWVQQITRISSDKSSFNRVIEQAEQDMYLLRQSFGKHKTVSAGVPWFSTLFGRDSLITASQTLMLNSQIAKETLILLATYQGKIDDEWREEEPGKILHELRLGEMARCQEIPHTPYYGTVDATPLWLMLYAEHYAWTHDGELLEQLWPNALAAMDWIDRNIKQTSYLSYFRTSKRGLANQGWKDSGDCIVDRKGELANGPIALCEVQAYVYAAKIRLSEIARMKKRLDLADRWQEEARNLKVRFNQDFWVEDQDFCALALDGEGKPVDSITSNPGHCLQLGLFTDEKAHSVAERLRAPDMFNGWGIRTLSSLSPAYNPMGYHIGSVWPHDNALIAMGLRSLGLIDQALEIFQGLFDMTEQQPYQRPPELFCGYERNGDNAPVQYPVACTPQAWATGSVFQLLQMMVNLVPDAQNNCLRIIDPALPESINRLSFHNLRVGPTILDLEFERSGTTTACRVAKKRGNLRVVIEA
- a CDS encoding DICT sensory domain-containing protein, with translation MSISTSVLSDLLKSLPHLRPQLYFKASLTALSHAMEDQVLAATLAKPLVIASFQRERFYRQEAHRYQRLALRSNQIYVLSAPETDFINSSEHYEKVAFEPTDGLSQEWHLVVIADNYATCLVCRENLGSLAKNKQLPELSPNLDIDTARRFEGIWTSERGVSLKAAELLLDRILVYRPELTSKIQQARQRFGIGEPRNQSGTEQVNEYACDIDTDPFVQRLVTYLQASQYKLHKAYRSIAAQARKERLVNSISTAIRRSLDPHEVLQVAAQELGQHLEACRCLIYRAQATDSQAIIEHEFLNPGVLSVCGQTWELEKNSLFRDIVEQGEGVCVSDTLSDPRVTKSPGLSTIAKKFAIRSWLMEPVFYQGRLLGIVELHYCRMPPHECQPGELDLVEAIATQVGAALIQAEAYANLEELNQQLEALDRTRSNLIAITGHELRTPLSTIQVCLESLATEPDMPLELQQVMLNTALSDSERMRKLVQDFLTLSNLESGRVEWHPESLTLQECVDLALSRNRTRSSMEKQPQIKTQIAENLPLVRADGDWLVEVLAKLMDNALKFTPPQGEITIEAIYNSRQMVEVTVADSGRGIEPNRLEVVFDRFYQEEGALRRTTGGTGLGLAICRQIVNGWGGQIWAESIGKDQGSQFHFTIPIVRSSQEEKRTKVKSK